A stretch of [Clostridium] scindens DNA encodes these proteins:
- a CDS encoding MerR family transcriptional regulator, with the protein MFRIGEFSKLTQVTVRMLRYYDETGLLKPARTDPWTGYRLYSVEQIPVLNKIIYLRDSGFQVAEIAAALRSDDSLILELLDSKHSQIEQEIQAQQDKLRKIELAREELAGRKSQMHYHVSIKSIPSYPVLSYRKIIPNYYAEGEMWKEMSEFARRENADLGEDTFSIYHDEEYKETDVDVELCAIARKTGKSKGAFTYRVTQAVPLMACTMAYGEFSNIAGVYLSFARWLSEDCRYQMRGPNRQIVHRGPWNEQDPDKYLTEIQIPLEEI; encoded by the coding sequence ATGTTCAGAATCGGAGAATTTTCAAAACTTACGCAAGTGACCGTCAGGATGCTGCGCTATTATGATGAGACAGGCCTGCTAAAGCCTGCCAGGACTGACCCCTGGACCGGCTATCGCCTATACTCTGTAGAGCAGATTCCCGTTCTGAATAAGATCATTTATCTGCGTGACAGCGGATTTCAAGTGGCGGAGATTGCCGCCGCCCTTAGAAGCGATGATTCTCTCATTCTGGAACTGCTTGACAGCAAGCATTCTCAAATCGAACAAGAGATACAGGCCCAGCAGGACAAGCTTCGGAAAATCGAACTGGCCAGGGAAGAATTGGCGGGCCGAAAGAGCCAGATGCACTATCACGTATCCATCAAATCAATTCCCAGCTATCCGGTTCTCTCATACAGGAAGATTATTCCCAATTATTATGCCGAGGGAGAGATGTGGAAAGAAATGTCAGAGTTTGCCCGCCGTGAAAATGCAGATCTTGGGGAAGATACTTTCTCAATTTATCACGATGAGGAATATAAGGAGACGGATGTAGATGTGGAACTGTGCGCCATCGCAAGAAAGACCGGCAAGAGCAAAGGAGCCTTTACCTACCGCGTTACGCAGGCCGTCCCACTAATGGCCTGTACCATGGCATACGGGGAATTCTCTAACATTGCCGGCGTCTATCTTTCCTTTGCCCGCTGGCTTTCCGAAGACTGCCGGTACCAGATGCGCGGGCCAAACCGCCAGATCGTGCACCGGGGTCCCTGGAATGAACAAGACCCGGACAAATACCTGACAGAAATCCAGATCCCTCTGGAAGAAATATAG
- a CDS encoding IS4 family transposase, giving the protein MNDISQKLKETLLGLIRNQDLSECVRAPDKDFARNRKLPYEKMILSLLTMEGTSLKNELLRQFGYHCDIASSSAFVQQREKILPAAMEKLFYSFVAETDVPLGFKGFRLIAVDGSDIQMPTNLNDADSLIQTCEGRKPYNLLHLNALYDLQAHTYVDAIVQKKHASSENGALTNMVDRSEITGDVILIADRGYESYNNMAHIQEKGWKYLIRIKDFQQYNSGILHGFELPNQEEFDIDINLTVTRKQTNKIKELLKDKNHYRKIAHSKTFDYLPKTSRKADPAVMYTIPFRIVRFPVSENAYEVVVTNLDKKDFPSELLKQLYAKRWGIETSFRDLKYTIGLLHFHSKKVEHILQEIYARLIMYNFSELITSHVIIEKKNRKHEYKANFSVAAHICREFLLGINTPPDIEALIARYITPIRPGRSRPRDMKIKQAISFMYRVA; this is encoded by the coding sequence ATGAATGACATATCACAAAAATTAAAAGAGACCCTGCTTGGGCTTATTAGGAATCAAGATTTATCTGAATGTGTGAGAGCACCTGATAAAGATTTCGCCAGAAACAGGAAACTCCCCTATGAAAAAATGATTCTCTCACTCTTAACAATGGAGGGGACATCGTTAAAGAATGAGTTGTTAAGACAGTTTGGATATCACTGCGACATAGCATCATCCTCTGCATTTGTTCAGCAACGTGAAAAAATACTTCCGGCGGCTATGGAAAAACTGTTTTATAGTTTTGTTGCGGAAACGGATGTACCACTTGGCTTTAAAGGATTTCGTTTGATTGCAGTCGATGGTTCCGACATACAGATGCCGACCAATCTCAATGACGCAGATTCCTTAATTCAAACTTGTGAAGGGCGTAAGCCATACAATCTCCTTCACCTAAACGCTCTGTACGACCTTCAGGCACATACCTATGTTGATGCCATTGTTCAGAAAAAACATGCTAGTAGTGAAAATGGTGCTCTGACAAACATGGTTGATCGTTCTGAAATAACTGGGGATGTAATCCTGATCGCTGACAGGGGGTATGAATCTTATAATAACATGGCGCATATCCAAGAAAAAGGCTGGAAATATCTTATACGGATAAAGGATTTTCAACAATACAATTCAGGAATCCTGCACGGCTTTGAACTTCCCAATCAGGAGGAGTTCGACATAGACATCAACCTTACAGTCACTCGTAAACAAACGAATAAGATCAAAGAACTGCTGAAAGACAAAAACCATTATCGCAAGATTGCCCATAGCAAAACATTTGATTACCTCCCAAAAACCAGCAGGAAAGCCGATCCGGCAGTCATGTATACAATCCCATTTCGCATTGTCCGTTTTCCAGTATCAGAGAATGCATATGAGGTGGTTGTTACAAATCTGGACAAGAAAGATTTCCCATCAGAACTCCTAAAACAACTTTATGCTAAAAGATGGGGAATTGAAACATCATTTCGGGATTTAAAATATACGATTGGTTTATTGCATTTTCACTCAAAAAAAGTGGAGCATATCCTACAAGAAATCTATGCCAGACTTATCATGTATAACTTTTCTGAACTGATTACCTCGCATGTAATCATAGAAAAGAAAAACAGAAAACATGAATACAAAGCCAACTTTTCTGTTGCAGCACACATATGTCGGGAATTTCTATTAGGTATAAATACTCCACCTGATATAGAAGCACTGATTGCCAGATACATAACTCCAATCCGTCCTGGGAGATCCCGTCCAAGGGATATGAAAATCAAGCAGGCAATAAGCTTCATGTACAGAGTAGCATAA
- a CDS encoding SAM-dependent methyltransferase encodes MTTYKVNTIGRICNNESGAIIQLEPEYIPALTALDGFSHLNVLWWFSDFDTQEARSVLEAPQPYKQAPETMGIFATRSPVRPNPIALTAVEIIDIDYVNGRIHIAYIDANDGSPLLDLKPYTPSLDRVERPEVPGWCGHWPKSLEESADFAWENEFNF; translated from the coding sequence ATGACAACTTACAAGGTAAATACGATTGGCAGGATCTGTAACAACGAAAGCGGCGCCATCATCCAGCTGGAGCCTGAATATATCCCTGCACTGACTGCGCTGGATGGATTCAGCCACCTCAATGTACTGTGGTGGTTCAGCGACTTCGACACCCAAGAGGCCCGCTCCGTTCTTGAAGCGCCCCAGCCTTATAAACAGGCGCCTGAGACCATGGGAATCTTCGCTACCAGGTCGCCAGTCCGCCCCAATCCGATCGCGCTTACTGCCGTGGAGATCATTGACATCGACTATGTAAATGGACGCATCCATATTGCCTATATTGACGCAAATGATGGCAGCCCACTCCTCGATCTTAAGCCATACACGCCTAGCCTTGACAGGGTGGAAAGGCCGGAGGTTCCCGGCTGGTGCGGCCATTGGCCAAAGAGTCTGGAAGAATCCGCGGACTTTGCCTGGGAGAATGAATTTAATTTCTAA
- a CDS encoding SufB/SufD family protein: MALLDKITEKILQQIDGSGFQQKGAYNLRHNGVALCHGDSEHIKIKKKEDKPGIDIYIDGNTRGEQVHIPVVVDASGMKDEVYNDFYIDAGADVTIVAGCGIHNSGCNESRHDGIHSFHVGKGANVRYEEKHYGEGEGSGARVLNPVTKIYLEEDAVFTLDTVQIKGVDSTVRETEVEMGADSKLYVIEKLMTHDSQNAESNMEIQMNGDGSSAQIISRSVAKGQSRQVFHPKAVGNAKCHAHVQCDSIIMDHAEVASIPEINARHLDAAIIHEAAIGRINDEQLVKLRTLGMTAEEAEGIIIDNFLN; this comes from the coding sequence ATGGCATTATTAGATAAGATTACAGAGAAGATATTGCAGCAGATAGACGGATCAGGATTCCAGCAGAAGGGCGCATACAACCTGCGCCATAATGGTGTTGCCCTGTGTCATGGTGACAGCGAGCATATTAAGATCAAAAAAAAGGAAGATAAGCCTGGAATCGATATTTACATTGATGGGAATACCAGAGGGGAACAGGTGCACATTCCGGTAGTGGTAGATGCCTCTGGCATGAAAGATGAAGTCTATAATGATTTCTACATCGATGCTGGCGCAGACGTGACGATTGTCGCAGGATGCGGCATCCACAACAGTGGCTGCAATGAAAGCAGACATGACGGGATCCATTCCTTCCATGTGGGGAAGGGAGCGAATGTCCGGTACGAAGAGAAGCATTATGGCGAGGGAGAAGGCTCCGGGGCCCGGGTGCTGAATCCGGTCACAAAGATCTATCTGGAGGAGGACGCTGTATTTACGCTGGACACTGTCCAGATTAAGGGCGTTGACTCCACGGTCCGGGAGACGGAAGTAGAAATGGGGGCAGACTCCAAACTCTACGTGATTGAGAAACTGATGACTCATGACAGCCAGAACGCAGAATCCAATATGGAGATACAGATGAACGGGGACGGAAGTTCCGCCCAGATCATCTCCCGCTCAGTGGCGAAAGGACAGTCCAGGCAGGTATTCCATCCGAAGGCAGTAGGAAATGCCAAATGCCATGCCCATGTGCAGTGTGATTCCATCATTATGGATCATGCGGAAGTAGCATCCATACCAGAGATCAATGCGCGGCATCTGGATGCGGCGATCATCCATGAAGCGGCGATTGGCAGGATTAATGACGAACAGTTAGTAAAACTGCGTACGCTCGGAATGACAGCAGAAGAGGCAGAAGGAATCATCATAGACAACTTCCTGAACTAG
- a CDS encoding ABC transporter ATP-binding protein produces the protein MLEVKNLTFKVNENGIERSIVKDISFQVGEGEMLVITGPNGGGKSSLAKVLMGIEEADDGQILLDGEDITSYDINHRANAGIGFAFQQPPRFKGMTVDRLLSLAAGRELSEPECCKMLSGVGLCAKEYIKREVDATLSGGEMKRLEIATVLAKPHKLCIFDEPEAGIDLWSFSMLIQQFEKIHNKKEQSLILISHQERIIQMADRIMLIEDGKIGAIGPKDEILPTLLDKGDSCACMELE, from the coding sequence ATGCTTGAAGTGAAGAATCTGACATTCAAGGTGAATGAAAATGGAATAGAAAGAAGTATTGTGAAAGACATCAGCTTCCAAGTTGGCGAGGGCGAGATGCTTGTTATTACCGGACCCAATGGCGGAGGCAAGTCTTCTCTTGCAAAGGTACTGATGGGGATTGAAGAGGCAGATGATGGACAGATCTTGCTGGATGGGGAAGATATTACTTCTTACGACATCAACCACAGGGCCAATGCCGGGATCGGCTTTGCATTCCAGCAGCCGCCAAGATTCAAGGGAATGACGGTAGACAGGCTGCTTTCCCTGGCAGCCGGCCGGGAACTGTCCGAGCCTGAATGCTGCAAGATGCTCAGTGGAGTAGGGCTGTGCGCAAAAGAGTATATCAAGAGGGAAGTTGACGCAACCTTGTCCGGAGGCGAGATGAAGCGCCTTGAGATTGCCACCGTTCTGGCAAAGCCGCACAAATTATGTATATTTGACGAGCCGGAGGCGGGAATCGACCTTTGGAGCTTCTCCATGCTGATCCAGCAGTTTGAGAAGATTCATAATAAGAAGGAACAGAGCCTGATCCTCATCTCCCATCAGGAGCGGATTATTCAGATGGCTGACCGGATCATGTTAATAGAAGACGGAAAGATCGGGGCGATCGGTCCAAAAGACGAGATCCTGCCCACATTGCTTGATAAGGGCGATAGCTGCGCCTGCATGGAGTTAGAATAG